The following coding sequences are from one Triticum aestivum cultivar Chinese Spring chromosome 5A, IWGSC CS RefSeq v2.1, whole genome shotgun sequence window:
- the LOC123105295 gene encoding uncharacterized protein (The sequence of the model RefSeq protein was modified relative to this genomic sequence to represent the inferred CDS: added 85 bases not found in genome assembly), producing MKTSMLLCIVTLVSSATAAFLPTTEAANVLKTQTFLSPPFFLRPGGIANKWYYDVDFPRGHVAIKSFNGDVVDEAGAPVPLHETYLHHWLVSPYYGPSAIPITNSGPCKDLLGQYFGLGSETRRTATWVPDPYGIEIGAGAPAGYEERWLINVHAIDTRGAADKLACTECRCDAYNVTVDETGNRIGNGYVGGIHCCYDSLRCRVEDAFANNGEPPRKLFLRYTVSWLDWSDAVVVPVRIYILDVTDTALFDGSPKPYCKIEYRVDECSSDDRASNNCVDMKTTKEMVSHGGDVVYAVAHLHRGGLGSSLHGQDGRLLCKSMPIYGTGQEAGNEEGYVVGMSTCYPEPGTVKVRDGEVLTMVSNYSSERQHTGVMGHFYILVADHQEQALNKPALCFSFPYSWCLPAWMWSNQM from the exons TGCTGAAGACGCAGACGTTCCTGTCCCCGCCCTTCTTCCTCCGCCCCGGCGGCATCGCCAACAAGTGGTACTACGACGTGGACTTCCCCCGCGGCCACGTGGCCATCAAGAGCTTCAACGGCGACGTCGTCGACGAGGCCGGCGCCCCGGTCCCTCTCCACGAGACCTACCTCCACCACTGGCTCGTCTCGCCCTACTACGGCCCAAGCGCCATCCCGATCACCAACTCCGGCCCCTGCAAGGACTTGCTGGGCCAGTACTTCGGGCTGGGCTCCGAGACCCGGCGAACGGCCACGTGGGTGCCCGACCCGTACGGCATCGAGATCGGCGCCGGCGCCCCGGCCGGGTACGAGGAGCGGTGGCTCATCAACGTGCACGCCATCGACACGCGTGGCGCCGCCGACAAGCTCGCCTGCACCGAGTGCAGGTGCGATGCGTACAACGTCACCGTCGATGAGACCGGCAACCGCATCGGGAACGGCTACGTCGGCGGGATACACTGCTGCTACGACAGCTTACGGTGCAGGGTGGAGGACGCGTTCGCCAACAATGGCGAGCCGCCGCGGAAGCTGTTCCTCCGGTACACCGTGTCGTGGCTTGACTGGAGCGACGCCGTCGTTGTGCCGGTGAGGATCTACATTCTTGATGTCACCGATACGGCTCTGTTCGATGGAAGCCCCAAGCCTTATTGCAAG ATAGAGTATCGTGTGGACGAATGCAGCTCGGATGACCGAGCGAGTAACAACTGCGTCGACATGAAGACGACCAAAGAAATGGTGTCCCATGGAGGCGACGTCGTCTACGCCGTTGCTCACCTGCATAGAGGTGGCCTCGGTTCCTCGTTGCACGGCCAG GACGGCCGCCTGCTCTGCAAGTCCATGCCAATCTACGGCACCGGGCAGGAGGCCGGGAATGAGGAGGGATACGTCGTCGGGATGTCGACGTGCTATCCGGAGCCGGGTACGGTGAAGGTAAGGGACGGTGAGGTGCTGACCATGGTCTCCAACTACAGCAGCGAGCGGCAGCATACGGGGGTCATGGGCCACTTCTACATCCTTGTGGCAGATCATCAGGAGCAGGCTCTCAACAAACCGGCCCTTTGCTTCAGCTTCCCATACTCAT GGTGCCTCCCGGCATGGATGTGGAGCAACCAGATGTGA